A genome region from Cerasicoccus sp. TK19100 includes the following:
- a CDS encoding laminin B domain-containing protein yields MKLHGLLFSAGLALAGVHGHAISISSTFDTDADGWMQSNGDSASQVLWQATGGNPGGNILYDEAANGGVDRMSAPAKFLGDRSAYVGGTLSFDWQTDNLSSPTNFNDDVELTGNGMTIRYDLSSPTLGEWSTTVIDLTAGAGWLVDTTGIAPTSVEFANLLGDLTQFTILTDFNSGVENPRFDNITLTAVPEPSTVAALLGATALLAVMVRRRRG; encoded by the coding sequence ATGAAATTACACGGACTTCTCTTTTCCGCGGGCCTTGCGTTGGCCGGCGTTCATGGGCATGCGATTTCAATTTCCAGCACGTTCGATACCGATGCGGATGGCTGGATGCAGAGTAATGGCGACAGCGCCTCGCAAGTGCTATGGCAAGCGACTGGCGGCAACCCAGGCGGGAATATCCTCTACGATGAGGCCGCCAATGGCGGGGTTGACCGCATGAGCGCGCCCGCGAAATTTCTCGGCGATCGGTCGGCCTACGTGGGCGGGACCTTGTCCTTTGATTGGCAAACCGACAACCTCAGCTCGCCGACCAACTTCAACGATGACGTGGAGCTAACGGGCAACGGCATGACGATTCGCTATGACCTCAGCTCGCCAACGCTCGGAGAGTGGTCGACGACGGTCATTGATCTCACAGCGGGAGCCGGCTGGCTGGTCGACACCACCGGAATTGCGCCGACTAGCGTTGAGTTTGCGAACCTCTTGGGTGACCTGACACAGTTCACCATTCTCACGGATTTCAACAGCGGCGTCGAAAACCCACGCTTCGACAACATCACGCTGACCGCCGTCCCCGAGCCGTCTACCGTGGCCGCGCTGCTGGGGGCAACCGCCCTGCTGGCCGTAATGGTTCGCCGTCGCCGCGGGTAA